In the genome of Luteitalea pratensis, the window CTGGCCCATGCTCGCCGCATTGCGCGGATCCCCCGCCAGTATCCGGGTGATGTCCCCCGAAGGTGCCCCCTGGGCCAATCTCGCGACGCTGGCGCTTCCCGACTTCTGGGGCTCGCCGCTGCGCGGAAACTGGTGGCATCCCGACGCCACCGCGAACTACCCGGAACACGTCGCCTACTTCGGCGTGGTCGTCGCGCTGTTGGCCGGCTTCTCGCTCGTCGCGCGCTTGTCGCGCGAGTTGTCGGCGGTGCGCTGGACCTTCGTCGCGCTCACGGGAATCGCGCTGACACGAGCCTACGGCGGCATCCCGGGCCGTTGGCTGGTACTGCTTCCTGGGCAGTCGCAATCCAATCCCCTCCGCTGGTATGCACTCGCGGCATGCGGGCTGGCGGTGCTGGCAGGACTCGGCGTGCACGCGTGGATCGCCGAGCCGGATCGGCGCCGGCGGGCGTGGCACCTGGCGGGCCCGCTGCTTGTCGGCGCGGCGCTTGCCGCCATCACCGCAGCCGCGTTGCTGACCTTCCTGCCGGACCTGCGGATCCACCGGCTGCAGCCCTTCGAGCGCGGGCAGGTGCTCCGCTTCGCGGTGATCGCCGCAGGCAGCCTGCTGGTGATGGGAGTCGGCACGTGGATGGCCGACGAGCGGCGCCGGCGCGCCTGCGGCTTCCTGCTCGTGGCGCTCGCTGCAGCCGACCTCATCCAGGCGCACCGCGGCTTCAACCCCAGTGTTCCCCGCGATCAGTACTACCCCATCACCGACAGCCTCGACTGGCTGCGCGAGCGGTCGTCGGAGACGCGAATCGCGCCCGTGGACACGGCCGCAGACCTGATCGAAGGGCATGTATGGGGCATGTACGGGCTGTCCACCGTTACCGGCTTCGACTTCCACGGCGACGCGGACTACCAGCATTACATGCGCCTGGCGCAGGAGCCGCCCGGGACGGACGCGGCGGCGCGGCCCGCGACGTGGGATTACGTCGGCCTTCGCCGCGAGACGCTGGACCTGCGCATGCTCGGCGTCCTCGGCGCGCGCTACATCGTCACCGCGCCGCTCGACCTGACACCGCGCGCAGGTGGTTATGCGCCCATCGGCCGGATGCTGGACGGCCGCACCGTGACCTTCACCATTCCCGTGCGACATGACGGCGTGCGTGGCGTCGACTTCCTCGTGGCCACCTATGCGAGGCACAACCGCGGGGTCTGGCGCTGGACGGTCACGACCGACGATGGGCATGTCGTGTCGCGCGGCAGCGTCGACCAGGCGACGTTGCGCGACAACGATTGGTGGCGTCTCACGTGGGCGCCCCTGGAGCAATCGGCGGGCCGCTCGCTGATCGTCGTGATCCGGAGCGAGGGCAGCGACTACGACAGCAGCGCCACGATACTGGCGACGGGCACGCCGTCCGCCCTCGGGACGACCTTGCGGATCGACGATGTCGCGGACCCGCGCTCGCTCTGGTTCCGCACGTTCTCGACGGCACCCGATCGCTTCGGCGAGGCCGCGCTCGTGCGCGCCGGCGATCTCGATATCTATCGCAACCCGTACGCCCGTTCGCGCGCCTGGTTCGCCCATCGTGTAAATGTGGCCGACCCGTCGCTCCACGCGTCGGCAATGCATACGCAGCCGTTCGACACCGCACGCGACGCCTGGCTGTCGTCGCCGCCGTCCCAGGAACCGTCGACGACCGCACGGGTGACCTCGGTCAGCCTCGACGACGACAGCCGGACGATTGGGGTCGACGCTCCTGACGGGGGCGTCCTCGTCATCGGCGATCGGGCACATTCCGGCTGGGAAGTCTCCATCGACGGACGGGCTGTCCCGTGGCAGGTGGCCGATGCAGTGCTCATCGGGGTCGCCGTGCCGCCCGGGAGTCGCACCGTCACGATGCGGTTTCGGCAGCCCTCCGTACGGCCGGCACTCGGTCTGACGCTGCTGACGGTATGTGGTATCGCCTTTGCGTCACTCAGGCTCGTCAGGCGGACGCGGTCCTCGCCCGCTCCCGGTGCCTGACGCGGCATCGGTGATGGTGTCCATCGATTTCGGGCAGGTTTTTCAGCACGTGCACGGAGCCCTCGGGCACACGCACATTGCAGCAGGCACCCCTGCGCCGACCCGGCGCTTTCAAAAATGTGCTCCCCTGTGCGTTTTTCGTCAGCGGCTTCGAGCGTGCTGCTCGGGTTGCTGGCTGTCGGGCCGGTCCAGGCGCAATCACTCCGGGTGAACGGCAATGCGTCGTCCACGGTGCCGGCGGCCCCTGACTATGCGGCCGAGGCCAAGGGCGATCCCTGGGACTTCGACAAGAGCAGCGACTACGTCTACGCCTACTCGCTCGGCGAGGACACTCCGCAGGACAAGGCCAACGAATACACGTCGTGGGAGCCGTATCCCACCGTGCAGAACGGCATCTTCTCTGGCGTGACCCGGGAACTGACGCCGTCGGTCCAGATGCTGTTCGGTGGGGTGCCGGGGGCGATGAACGCGCGGCAGGACACCGGCCTGCAGACGCCGATCGACGCGGGCCGCTACGTGACGCTGTCGTTCCGCCTCAAGCGTTCGTGGGCCGCGGCCAATACCGAGGCGTTGAAGGTGCTGTGGGAAAAGGGGCGCCGTGATGTGTCGACGCCGGTTGGCGTGCTCCTGCTGCTCGCCAAGGGGTACGACAACGACACCGCGCGCTGGATCAACCAGAACCCGATCGGCAGCCAGGGCAATGCCAACGAATGGCAGGTCTATCGCGTCCGGCTGACCGACCCGCGCGTGCTCATCGGCAATCGCTTCGCCGGCACGCCGTGGAACGGCAACATCGCGGGCCTCAGCGTCACGCCCGGCAGCGGACCCGTCGGCAGCACGGTGCAGATCGACTGGATGCGCCTGACGGCGCCGAGCGCGGTGACGCTGTCATGGCAGTCGCTGGGTAGCAACGTGGTGATCACGGCCACCGACGGCACCCAGACCGTGCAGGTGTTCCCGGAGGACCTGACGCCGCTCGGGAACCCGCCCAATCCGCGTGCCGCCAACGGCTCGTTCCCGGACGACAGCAGCGTGAGCTGGGACTACGGCCATCTCACACCAGGCACCTGGACGATCACCGCGGCCGGGACCAGCGCGAGCCGCAGCGCCTCACTCGTGGTCGACGCCTCGCCCGCCTTCACCGTGCTGAACCCGGATTTCACCGGCGGCGAAGACATGGCGACCACGCTCATCGGCGACCGCTGGGATCTCGCCAACCGCGAGGACGTCTTCCGCTACACGTCGCCGACAAGCGCGTTGTTCGACATCAAGAACGCTGCGTTCACGGCGCAGGGCCTCACCGGGGTCGCGTGGAAGTCGGGCCAGTACGGCCTGACCCAGAGCGACTCGCAGGTGCGGTTCTTCGACGACGACCTCGGGGCGAGGTTCGCCCTGAACCCGGATCAGGCGCGCCGCTACCACCGGCTCACGTTCACGATCGACTACGACATCCCGGTGCAGCCGACGTTCGACCCGCTGGCGCCGCGGCCGTTCCTCGAGGATCGCGATGCCGTCACCGGCCGCCCCGGGGTCGGCGGGATGATGCGGGTCATCTGGCGCACGGCCGCCTACCGCGGCGGGGCATTCGCCGAATCGTGCGGATTGCCGGTCCAGGACGGCGGCCCGCGGACGTATTCGATCGACCTCAGTGCCTACGCCGCGGCCGATATCGGATGCGCCGCTGAGGGCCTGCAGTTCCTGCCGGCCGGCTCGGCCTGGGGCGCCCTCGCCTCCAACATCACCAACTTCCGGCTCGACCTCACCGAAGGCATCCTGGACACGCCGTTCACGCTTTCGAACGTGACGCTTGCCGCCGACGACGAGCCGGACGCGGCGGGGCAGTTCGTGGTGCAGTGGGCGGCGCAGGACGCGCGCTACTCGGCCGCCGCGACCAGTGCCGACGCGAGGGTGGCCATCTACATCGACACGGACACGGATCCGTCCAGCAAGCGCCTTGTCGCAAACAACCTGCCGGCGTCGGCCGGCGCCTATATCTGGGATCTCGCGGCCACGCCCGGTGGTGTCACGCCCGGCACCTACCAGGTCTACGTGGAGATGACCGACGCGGCCGGCTACAGCTTGGGCAAGTACGCCAGCGGCCCGCTGCAGGTGGCTCGCACGTACGACGCGCCGATGACGCTCGCGCAGTGGCAGGCGTTCTACGGGCAGACCAACATGGCGGCCGACCCGGACGGCGACGGGGTCACCAACCAGGGCGAGTTCGAGGCCGGCACGAGTCCGCAGATCGCCAACCGGTCGGAACTTGCCGAAGGCTCCACTGGCTTCTTCCAGGAGCGTGTCGCGATCGCCAATCCGGAGAACCGCGCCGCGATTGCCCGTGTCATTGTGCTGTTCGGGCAGCGCAACGACCTCGGCGAGGCCGCACCGCCGGCGCCGGTCGTGCAGGACATTCCCATCGCCGCCTACGGCCGGTACACCGTGAACGTCAACGCGCTGCCGAGTGCGACCTACGGCGGCCAGGGACGCGCGGCATCGGTGATCGTCGAGTCGTTGCGCGGCGGGGTCGTCGTCGAGCGGACCATGAGCTTCGGCGACAGCGCGTGGGGTGGCCACACCGGAAAGGCGCTCAATGCGCCGGCCACGCAGTGGTTCCTGGCTGAAGGCGCGGCCAACGGCTTCTTCCAGACGTTCATCCTGATGACGGCCACCGGCAACGTGGCGCCGAAGGTCACCGTCGACTTCCTCCTGGAAGATGGCCAGGTGGTGTCGATGCCCTTCGAGTTCCCCTCGACTCCCGGGCGGCTGACGGTGTGGGCCAACGAGTTGTGCGCGCCGGGCACCAGCGGCAACGGCTGCCAGCGTGTGCTGGCCGGCAAGGCGTTCTCGACCCGCATCACGGCGGACCAGCCGATCACCGTCGAACGCGCGATGTACTTCAACCGAGGCGGGCGCACCTTCGAAGGGGGCCATGCATCGGCGGCCGTGACGGCGCCGGCGACCCGGTGGTTCGTCGCTGAAGGGGCCACCGGGCCGAACTTCGACACCTACCTGCTCGTCGCCAACCCGACCTCGACCGATACCGTCGCCACGGTGCGCTATCTCACGCCCGAGGGCGCGTACACGGCGATCTACCCGGTGCGAGCCAACAGCCGGCTGACGTTATACGTCGACGACGAGTTGCGCCGCGTGTCCGGTCGCAATGCCCTGGCCACACAGATCGATGTCTCGGCCGAGGTATCGGCGCCACAGCCGATCGTCGTCGAACGCGCGATGTACTGGTTCGGGGCGTTCCAGAACTGGACCGACGCGCACAACAGCGCCGGCGTCACCACGACGGGCACCAACTGGGCGATGGCCGAGGGCCAGAGTGGCGGCGCGCTCAAGTACAAGACGTTCGTGCTGATCGCCAATCCGTCGGCGTCCGATGCGACGGTGCAGATGCGGCTGCTGCGCGAGGGAGGCCGGGCGGCGGTCACGACGGGCACGTTCACGGTACCGGCCAATTCGCGCTTCACCTGCTATGCAGGGCAGCCTGGGCCGTGCCAGGACGCCTTCGCGCAGTTGCAGGACGGCGAGATGTTCGGCGTCAGCGTAGAAAGCGTCAACGGCACGCCGATCGTGATCGAGCGCGCCCTTTACTGGGATGGCGGCGGCGAGGCCTTCGGCGCCGGCACCAACGAGACGGGCGTCAGGATTCGCTGAAACGCGCTGCCGATCGTAGGTCTCAGGTCGCAGGTCTCAGGCTTGAAGCCTTCCTGAGACTTGAGACGTGAGACCTGAGTCGTGGCGCGCAGCCCGCAGGCTGTAGGCTGTAGGCCGTTGTGCCTCTCCCCTCGGTCTTTGTCGGCATCGTCACCTGGCACCCCGATCCACTGCTGGCGCGGTGCATTGCATCGGTTCGTGCCCAGGACCATCCGTCGGTGCTCCTCCATGTCTGGGACAACGAGTCGACCGCCGGCTCACGCGCGCTCCTGGACACCCTGACGAGCCCCGGCGAGCAGACCTGCTCGGAGGCCAACGTCGGCTTCTCGGCCGGCCACAACGCCCTGATTCGTCGCGCGACCAGCCAGTACTACCTGTGCCTCAACCCGGACGCGGTGTTGTCGGAGGGGTACATCCGCACGCTCGTGGACGCGCTCGAGTCGAACCACGCGGCGGGCTCGGCGACCGGGCGTCTGCTGCGGCTGGACGATGACGCGGTCCTCGACTCGACGGGGATCGTGATGACGCCGGACCAGCGCCATCTCGACCGAGGCGCGGGCGAACTCGCCGATGGACGCTTCCTGTCCGGGCCCGAGGAGATCTTCGGGACGAGTGGTGCCGTCGCGCTGTACCGGCGCGCGATGCTCGAAGACATCGCGTTTCGCGGCGAGTACTTCGATCAGGCCTTCTTCGCCTACCGCGAGGACGCCGACCTCGCGTGGCGGGCGCAGTGGCGCGGCTGGTCCAGCCTGTACGTCCCCGCCGCCCTCGCCTGGCACCGGCGGCGCGTGACACCGGAGCGGCGGTCTGCACTCCCGGCCGACATCAACCGATACTCCGTGCGGAATCGCTTCCTGCTACGGCTGAAGAACCAGTCGATGGGCCTGGCGTGGCGTTACGCCTGGCCCGGATTCAAGCGGGACGCGCAGGTGGTCGGCTATGTGCTGCTACGGGAATGGTCGTCGATTCCCGGCCTGCTGGACGTCGGCAGGCTCCTGCCGCGGATGCTCGCGTGGCGCAAGCACGTACTTGGCACGAGGCGACGACAGTCGGCCGAACTGGCCCCGTGGTTCCGGCGGGCCGGCGGATAATACCGGGAGTTGCGGCCCCCGGACCGCTGGCGGAAAATAGGAACTCGCGTGCCCACCATCGCCCAGGACACCCCCCGCCGGAAGCAGGACGCGGCATGATCGCCGAGCGAGCTCGCCTCATCAACGCCGCCTACGTGGTCAGCGACGTGCTGGCGACGGTGTTGTCGCTGGCGCTCGCCTACACGCTCCGCGGCGTGATTCCCGGCGACAGCATCCCCTTCCTGTCGCCATTGCTGCCGCCGTTTGCGTGGTACCTCCCCGTCCTGGCGTGCATCCTGCTCGTGTGGCCGCTGGTGTTCTATGCCCTCGGCCTGTACGGGCGGCAGGGACGCACGCTGAGCAGCGAGACGTCGGTCATACTCGGCGCGGTCGCGATCGCCGGCCTCCTCCTGATCGCGTTCATCTTCACGGCGCGCCAGATCTTCATCAGTCGTCCGGTCATCGTCGTCTTCCTGCTGCTCGATTTCGTGAGCGTGGTGGGGTTGCGTCGCATGGTGCGTGGGCTGCTGATCGGAGGCGGTCAACCGCGACGCGTGCTGGTCGCCGGCGGCCGGCAAGAGGTGGCAGACGCTGCGGCGCTGGTCAACGCGCATCGCGACTGGGGCCTCGAAGTCGCGGGCCTGGTGACCGACGGACGGTGGCACGGGACGGCACAGTCGGAGTTCCGCGTCCTCGGCGCCTACCAGGACCTGCTTCGCCTGGTGCAGGAGCAGCATGCCGGGGAAGTCCTGATCGCGCCCGCAACGGGACAGCTCGGCGACCTGCACGACATTGCCGCCGTCATCGCGCAACTCGAGGAGCAGGGCACGGTGGTGCGGCTCTCGATGAACTTCCTGCCGCGATCGATCTCGCATCTGAGCTTCGATCAGCTCGGTGAGGACTTTCCGCTCCTCACCTTCTCGAACTCGCCTGGCAACGAGGTGCTGCTTGCCGTGCGCCGCGTCGCCGATGTCGTGATCGCGTTGTCGCTGCTCGCGCTGTTGAGCCCGGTGCTGCTCGCCATCGCCATCGGCGTCAAGCTCGCGTCGCCGGGGTCGGTGCTGTTCCGGCAGGTGCGCTGTGGCCTGCATGGCCGTCGCTTCACGTTCCTGAAGTTCCGCACGATGCGGACCGATGCCGAACGCCTGAAGCCGCTGCTCGAGCAGTTCAACGAGATGGACGGGCCCGCGTTCAAGATGACCAACGACCCGCGCGTCTTCCCGTTCGGTGGGTTCCTGCGCCGCACCAGCCTCGACGAACTGCCGCAACTGCTGAACATCCTGCGTGGCGACATGAGTTTCGTCGGCCCCCGTCCGTCGGTCGTCGAGGAAGTGAACCAGTACGCGCCATGGCAGCGCCGCCGGCTGAGCATGAAGCCCGGCCTCACCTGTCTCTGGCAAATCAGCGGGCGCAACGAGCTCACATTCGACGAGTGGATGCGACTCGACCTGGAGTACATCGACAACTGGTCGCTCTGGCTCGACCTCAAGATCGCGTTCAAGACCATTCCCGCCGTCCTGCTCGGCCGCGGCGCCAGGTAGTGCCCGCCGTCGATCCGCTGGCGCGGGCGCAGGCGCTCGTCACTCGCACCCTGACGGTCGAGCCCGCTCCACGAGTCATCGAGGCAGGCTGCGGCGCGCGCGCACACCTCGCCTATCCCGCTGGCGCGCGGGTGGTAGGGATCGACATCCTCCGTTCGCAGTTGTTGCGCAACGGCGAGGCATGTCGCCTGGCCCAGGGCGACGTCACCGCGCTGCCGGTCGCATCGGCGTCGGCCGATCTGGTGGTGTGCTGGGACGTGCTCGAGCACCTGCCGGCCCCGGAACGGGCGATCGCCGAAATGGCGCGCGTCCTGCGTCCTGGCGGGTTGGCGGTCGTGGCGCTGCCCAACATCCTCTCGCTCAAGGGCCTGGTCACGCGCTTCACACCGTGGTGGTTCCACGTGTGGGTCTACCGCCGCGTACTCGGCGACCGCTCGGTCGGCACCGACGGGTCGGACCAGTTCCCGACGGCGCTCCGGTGGGTGCTCCGACCGTCCGGGCTGCGCCACCTCGCAACGACGCATGGCTTGTCGGTGGAGGCCCTGCACCTCTACGAAGGGCCGGTGCCGCAGCACCTCCGTCGCCGGCACCGTGCCGCCGACGTCGCGCTCTCGATCGCCGGTGCGGTGACCCGCACTCTTTCGGCCGGCCACTACGACACCACGTTGTCGGACATGATCGTGGTGCTGTCGCGTCCGGCAGCGGGTCGCGCGTGACTCGGCAACGGCGGCTGCGGATCCTCGGCTCACGCGGCATCCCCAATCGCCACGGAGGCTTCGAGGCATGCGCGCAACATCTCGCGCCCTGGCTGGTGGAGCGCGGGTGGGACGTCACCGTCTATTGCCAGGAGCCCACCCATGCGGGCTTCCATCGTGATACGTGGCGCGGCGTGAGTCTCGAGCACGTGCCGACGCCGTATGCGGGCCCACTGGGCAGCATCTGGTTCGATGCCTGGACGGCCCGGGACGCCGCGCGGCACGATGACCTGCTCCTGACGCTCGGCTTCAACACGGCGGTGTTGTTTCCGTGGCATCGGCTGCGCGGTCGCCGCCACGTGGTCAACATGGACGGCATCGAGTGGCAGCGCGGCAAGTGGTCGCGGCCCGTCCGGGGATGGTTCTGGGGCAACAGCTGGGTGGCCGGCTATGCCGCCAACCACCTCATCGCCGACCATCCGGAGATCGCCGCGCTGCTGGCCGCGCGTGGATGGAGCCGACGGACGACGATGGTGCCCTACGGCGCCGATCGCGTGACACATGCGTCGGTGGACCCGTTGCGCGCGTGGGCGTTGGAGCCGCGCGGCTACGGGCTGGTGATCGCGCGACCGGAACCCGAGAACTCGCTGCTGGAGATCGTTCGGGCATGGTCGGCGAAGCCGCGTGCGCATCCACTCATGGTCGTCGGCGCCTACGAGCCAGGCCACACGTATCATGCGGCGGTGCGGGCGGCGGCTGGCCCGCAGGTGCTCTTTCCCGGCGCGCTGTATGACACCAACGTCGTCCAGGCGCTGCGCCACCACGCGCGCCTGTACGTGCACGGACACACCGTCGGAGGCACGAACCCGTCGCTGGTCGAGGCGCTCGGGGCGGGATCGCCGGTGCTCGCGCACGACAACGTCTTCAATCGATGGGTCGCCGGCCCGGGGGCCCGCTTCTTCGCCAGCGAGCAGGCATGTGCGACCGCGCTGGACGAGGGGCTGGACGACGAGGACGGGCTCGATGCGATGCGCCGCGCGAGCTATGCGCGACATGCCGAGGACTTCACGTGGGACAAGGTCCTCCCCGCCTACGAGCGGGTGCTCCTCGACGTGTTGAACGCGGATAAGTAGAGGTCTGCGCCGAAGCTGCGCGTCGAGCA includes:
- a CDS encoding glycosyltransferase family 2 protein, encoding MPLPSVFVGIVTWHPDPLLARCIASVRAQDHPSVLLHVWDNESTAGSRALLDTLTSPGEQTCSEANVGFSAGHNALIRRATSQYYLCLNPDAVLSEGYIRTLVDALESNHAAGSATGRLLRLDDDAVLDSTGIVMTPDQRHLDRGAGELADGRFLSGPEEIFGTSGAVALYRRAMLEDIAFRGEYFDQAFFAYREDADLAWRAQWRGWSSLYVPAALAWHRRRVTPERRSALPADINRYSVRNRFLLRLKNQSMGLAWRYAWPGFKRDAQVVGYVLLREWSSIPGLLDVGRLLPRMLAWRKHVLGTRRRQSAELAPWFRRAGG
- a CDS encoding DUF1972 domain-containing protein — its product is MTRQRRLRILGSRGIPNRHGGFEACAQHLAPWLVERGWDVTVYCQEPTHAGFHRDTWRGVSLEHVPTPYAGPLGSIWFDAWTARDAARHDDLLLTLGFNTAVLFPWHRLRGRRHVVNMDGIEWQRGKWSRPVRGWFWGNSWVAGYAANHLIADHPEIAALLAARGWSRRTTMVPYGADRVTHASVDPLRAWALEPRGYGLVIARPEPENSLLEIVRAWSAKPRAHPLMVVGAYEPGHTYHAAVRAAAGPQVLFPGALYDTNVVQALRHHARLYVHGHTVGGTNPSLVEALGAGSPVLAHDNVFNRWVAGPGARFFASEQACATALDEGLDDEDGLDAMRRASYARHAEDFTWDKVLPAYERVLLDVLNADK
- a CDS encoding YfhO family protein; the encoded protein is MTIGQRGSEVGSRESGVGSREWGVEPPPTSRVATGRAVLPLLAVMLVALLALFEREWRYGEIFSPADLVFQFYPWAHDAPRTPAANPTRSDEAFYHQPLMASHFARLRQGELPDYDDTRLSGVPAFFNGLDVGRAFSPFSLPYYLLPSEDAVNWYGPLRLLVAAMAMWLFLRDLGAGPVAAAAAGVAYGLNGHFLMWLSAPMPTVAAWLPLVLRQVRRCVRRGAWLDVAGLALAIGALLLGTYLATTLVCLFGAGAYALAELWIATLQVGTPLRGVRHHEVTSVGDGSVTSVGRAIGALLAGGVLGLCVGAVALWPMLAALRGSPASIRVMSPEGAPWANLATLALPDFWGSPLRGNWWHPDATANYPEHVAYFGVVVALLAGFSLVARLSRELSAVRWTFVALTGIALTRAYGGIPGRWLVLLPGQSQSNPLRWYALAACGLAVLAGLGVHAWIAEPDRRRRAWHLAGPLLVGAALAAITAAALLTFLPDLRIHRLQPFERGQVLRFAVIAAGSLLVMGVGTWMADERRRRACGFLLVALAAADLIQAHRGFNPSVPRDQYYPITDSLDWLRERSSETRIAPVDTAADLIEGHVWGMYGLSTVTGFDFHGDADYQHYMRLAQEPPGTDAAARPATWDYVGLRRETLDLRMLGVLGARYIVTAPLDLTPRAGGYAPIGRMLDGRTVTFTIPVRHDGVRGVDFLVATYARHNRGVWRWTVTTDDGHVVSRGSVDQATLRDNDWWRLTWAPLEQSAGRSLIVVIRSEGSDYDSSATILATGTPSALGTTLRIDDVADPRSLWFRTFSTAPDRFGEAALVRAGDLDIYRNPYARSRAWFAHRVNVADPSLHASAMHTQPFDTARDAWLSSPPSQEPSTTARVTSVSLDDDSRTIGVDAPDGGVLVIGDRAHSGWEVSIDGRAVPWQVADAVLIGVAVPPGSRTVTMRFRQPSVRPALGLTLLTVCGIAFASLRLVRRTRSSPAPGA
- a CDS encoding sugar transferase: MIAERARLINAAYVVSDVLATVLSLALAYTLRGVIPGDSIPFLSPLLPPFAWYLPVLACILLVWPLVFYALGLYGRQGRTLSSETSVILGAVAIAGLLLIAFIFTARQIFISRPVIVVFLLLDFVSVVGLRRMVRGLLIGGGQPRRVLVAGGRQEVADAAALVNAHRDWGLEVAGLVTDGRWHGTAQSEFRVLGAYQDLLRLVQEQHAGEVLIAPATGQLGDLHDIAAVIAQLEEQGTVVRLSMNFLPRSISHLSFDQLGEDFPLLTFSNSPGNEVLLAVRRVADVVIALSLLALLSPVLLAIAIGVKLASPGSVLFRQVRCGLHGRRFTFLKFRTMRTDAERLKPLLEQFNEMDGPAFKMTNDPRVFPFGGFLRRTSLDELPQLLNILRGDMSFVGPRPSVVEEVNQYAPWQRRRLSMKPGLTCLWQISGRNELTFDEWMRLDLEYIDNWSLWLDLKIAFKTIPAVLLGRGAR
- a CDS encoding class I SAM-dependent methyltransferase, which produces MPAVDPLARAQALVTRTLTVEPAPRVIEAGCGARAHLAYPAGARVVGIDILRSQLLRNGEACRLAQGDVTALPVASASADLVVCWDVLEHLPAPERAIAEMARVLRPGGLAVVALPNILSLKGLVTRFTPWWFHVWVYRRVLGDRSVGTDGSDQFPTALRWVLRPSGLRHLATTHGLSVEALHLYEGPVPQHLRRRHRAADVALSIAGAVTRTLSAGHYDTTLSDMIVVLSRPAAGRA